One window of uncultured Trichococcus sp. genomic DNA carries:
- a CDS encoding dihydrofolate reductase: MIALLWAEDDNGIIGKGGTLPWHLPSDLKYFKEMTLNQKIVMGRKTFEGMGSRPLPRRENIILTRQTDYSHTGVTILHEVDEVLALDNEEETLFIIGGSEIFELFLPFADILYQTVIHADFDGDTYFPTFDWNEWELESSTLGVVDDKNRYEHEFKVFKRAK; encoded by the coding sequence ATGATCGCATTATTATGGGCTGAAGACGACAACGGAATCATCGGAAAAGGCGGTACATTGCCTTGGCACCTGCCGAGTGATCTGAAGTATTTCAAGGAAATGACATTGAACCAGAAAATCGTGATGGGCAGAAAAACGTTTGAAGGGATGGGCTCACGCCCGCTGCCGAGAAGGGAAAACATCATCCTGACAAGGCAAACCGACTACAGCCATACTGGGGTTACCATCCTGCACGAAGTCGATGAGGTATTGGCGTTGGATAACGAGGAGGAGACGCTATTCATCATCGGCGGCAGCGAAATTTTTGAGCTGTTCTTGCCGTTCGCGGACATTCTGTACCAGACCGTCATTCATGCCGATTTTGACGGGGACACTTACTTCCCTACATTCGACTGGAACGAGTGGGAACTGGAGTCCTCAACCTTAGGCGTTGTCGATGACAAAAACCGCTACGAACATGAATTCAAAGTCTTCAAACGGGCGAAATAA
- the ahpC gene encoding alkyl hydroperoxide reductase subunit C, translating into MSLIGKEIVEFKANAYHKGEFIEVSSEDLKGKWSIVCFYPADFTFVCPTELEDLQDQYATLQGLGVEVYSVSTDTHFTHKAWHDHSPAIGKIEYTMIGDPSHAISIGFDVLDDEGLAQRGTFIIDPDGIVQAVEINADGIGRDASGLIDKIRAGQYVRTHPGEVCPAKWKEGAETLKPSLDLVGKI; encoded by the coding sequence ATGTCATTGATCGGAAAAGAAATAGTGGAATTTAAAGCGAATGCTTATCACAAAGGTGAATTCATTGAAGTATCATCAGAAGACCTGAAAGGAAAATGGAGCATCGTCTGTTTTTACCCTGCGGACTTCACTTTCGTTTGCCCGACTGAGTTGGAAGATCTTCAAGACCAATATGCAACCTTGCAAGGCCTGGGCGTAGAGGTTTATTCCGTATCAACCGACACCCACTTCACGCATAAAGCATGGCACGACCATTCGCCAGCAATCGGCAAAATCGAATACACCATGATCGGGGATCCATCGCATGCGATTTCGATCGGATTCGATGTCTTGGATGATGAAGGCTTGGCTCAACGCGGAACGTTCATCATCGATCCGGACGGCATCGTGCAGGCAGTGGAAATCAACGCTGACGGCATCGGCCGTGACGCAAGCGGTTTGATCGACAAAATCCGTGCAGGCCAATATGTCCGCACCCATCCAGGCGAAGTTTGCCCTGCGAAGTGGAAAGAAGGCGCGGAAACATTGAAACCTAGCTTGGACTTGGTAGGTAAAATTTAA
- the ahpF gene encoding alkyl hydroperoxide reductase subunit F, with amino-acid sequence MALDKEIKGQLAQYLELLESDVVFKASLGEDENSGKVSEFLQEIAEMSAKISIENATLSRTPSFTITRPGTESGITFAGLPLGHEFTSFILALLQVSGRAPKVDDSIIKRIKAIDKELHFETYVSLTCHNCPDVVQALNIMSVLNPKISHVMIEGGMFKDEIEAKKIMAVPTVFLNGESFASGRMTIEQLIDNAAGPASADEFSDKEVFDVLVVGGGPAGNSAAIYAARKGINTGMVVETYGGQVMDTVGIENMIGTPYTEGPKLMAQVEAHVNQYKVDIMKGQRAKSIRKNDLIEVELENGAVLKAKTAILSVGAHWRNVNVPGEEAFRTKGVTNCPHCDGPLFEGKDVAVIGGGNSGIEAAIDLAGLAKHVTVLEFLPELKADQVLQDRIKSMQNVTVITNAATKAITGTEQVEAISYVDRITNEEHTIALEGVFVQIGLVPNTAWLKDSGVALNERGEIIIDNHGSTSLEGVFAAGDCTNSAYKQIIISMGAGATAALGAFDHLIRQ; translated from the coding sequence ATGGCACTTGATAAAGAAATAAAAGGGCAACTAGCCCAATATCTTGAACTGTTGGAATCGGATGTGGTTTTCAAAGCCAGCCTGGGCGAGGATGAAAATTCCGGAAAAGTCAGCGAGTTTCTGCAGGAGATTGCCGAAATGTCGGCGAAGATATCGATCGAAAATGCAACGCTGTCCCGCACCCCCAGTTTTACGATCACACGCCCTGGAACGGAAAGCGGCATCACGTTTGCCGGCCTTCCGTTAGGCCATGAATTCACTTCGTTTATCCTGGCTTTGCTGCAGGTAAGCGGGCGGGCGCCAAAAGTCGATGACAGCATCATCAAGCGCATCAAAGCAATCGACAAAGAACTGCATTTCGAGACCTATGTCAGCTTGACATGTCATAACTGCCCGGATGTTGTCCAAGCACTGAACATCATGTCCGTCCTGAACCCGAAAATCTCCCACGTTATGATCGAGGGCGGGATGTTCAAGGATGAAATCGAAGCAAAGAAAATAATGGCCGTTCCGACTGTTTTTTTGAATGGGGAATCATTTGCCAGCGGGCGCATGACGATCGAGCAACTGATCGACAATGCCGCCGGTCCGGCAAGTGCGGATGAGTTCTCCGATAAGGAAGTGTTCGACGTCCTTGTTGTAGGCGGTGGACCTGCCGGAAACAGTGCAGCCATCTACGCTGCACGCAAAGGCATCAACACCGGCATGGTCGTCGAGACCTATGGCGGACAAGTGATGGATACTGTCGGCATCGAAAACATGATCGGAACGCCTTACACGGAAGGCCCGAAACTGATGGCGCAAGTGGAAGCACATGTGAATCAGTACAAAGTCGACATCATGAAAGGCCAACGCGCTAAAAGTATCCGCAAAAATGACCTGATCGAGGTCGAACTGGAGAACGGGGCAGTGCTCAAAGCCAAGACCGCTATCCTTTCGGTCGGCGCGCATTGGCGCAATGTCAACGTTCCCGGCGAAGAAGCGTTCCGCACGAAAGGCGTCACGAACTGTCCGCATTGCGATGGCCCTTTGTTTGAAGGGAAAGACGTTGCCGTCATCGGCGGCGGGAATTCCGGCATAGAAGCGGCGATCGACCTGGCCGGTTTGGCAAAACATGTCACCGTGCTGGAGTTCTTGCCGGAGTTGAAGGCCGATCAAGTATTGCAGGACCGCATCAAATCTATGCAGAACGTAACGGTCATCACAAATGCGGCGACGAAAGCGATCACCGGTACCGAGCAAGTGGAGGCTATCTCCTACGTGGACCGCATTACCAATGAAGAGCATACCATCGCACTTGAAGGTGTCTTCGTGCAGATCGGTTTGGTTCCGAATACGGCTTGGCTGAAGGATTCCGGCGTTGCGTTGAACGAACGCGGCGAAATCATCATCGACAACCACGGTTCAACCAGTCTGGAAGGCGTATTCGCTGCCGGAGACTGCACAAACAGTGCTTACAAACAAATCATCATCTCGATGGGCGCCGGAGCTACTGCCGCTTTGGGCGCATTCGACCACCTGATCCGTCAATAA
- the lepA gene encoding translation elongation factor 4, which translates to MNLEEMKQRQKKIRNFSIIAHIDHGKSTLADRILQMTDTVADRDMQAQLLDSMDLERERGITIKLNAVELTYRANDGEDYIFHLIDTPGHVDFTYEVSRSLAACEGAILVVDAAQGVEAQTLANVYLALDNNLEIVPVINKIDLPAADPERVRAEVEDVIGIDASDAVLASAKIGLGIPELLEQIVTKVPAPEGDLEAPLQALVFDSVYDPYRGVVLNIRIKNGVVRPGDMIRFMANGKEYEVIEVGIFSPKPIKRDFLMVGDVGYLTAGIKTIQDTQVGDTVTLANNPASEALAGYRKMNPMVYCGIYPVDASDFNDLREALEKLQLNDASLQFEAESSQALGFGFRTGFLGMLHMDVIQERIEREFDLDIITTAPSVIYRVNKTDGEFLEIDNPSEMPDATTIESVEEPYVKASIMVPNDYVGAVMDIAQKKRGTFVTMDYLDDFRVNVVYEMPLAEIIFDFFDRLKSSTKGYASLDYELIGYRPSKLVKMDILLNGEAVDALSLIVHRDFAYARGKIITEKLRGLIPRQQFEVPIQATIGNKILARTTIKALRKNVLAKCYGGDISRKRKLLDKQKEGKKRMKQVGSVEVPQEAFMAVLKMEED; encoded by the coding sequence ATGAACTTAGAAGAGATGAAGCAACGACAAAAAAAGATCAGAAATTTTTCCATCATTGCCCATATTGATCATGGGAAATCCACATTGGCGGACAGGATTCTCCAAATGACTGATACAGTCGCCGATCGTGACATGCAAGCACAATTATTGGATTCCATGGACCTCGAAAGGGAACGGGGCATCACCATAAAACTAAACGCCGTCGAATTGACCTACAGGGCCAATGACGGAGAAGATTATATCTTCCATCTGATCGACACACCGGGACACGTCGACTTTACGTATGAAGTATCCCGCAGTTTGGCAGCCTGCGAAGGGGCGATCTTGGTAGTGGATGCTGCGCAAGGGGTAGAAGCACAAACCCTTGCCAATGTTTATCTAGCTTTGGACAATAACCTGGAAATCGTGCCTGTCATCAACAAAATCGATTTGCCTGCCGCAGATCCTGAACGCGTAAGGGCTGAGGTAGAGGATGTCATCGGCATCGATGCCAGCGATGCGGTTTTGGCGAGTGCTAAAATCGGCTTGGGCATCCCTGAACTGCTGGAACAGATTGTTACAAAAGTCCCGGCTCCGGAAGGTGATCTTGAAGCACCTTTGCAAGCCTTGGTTTTTGACTCGGTTTATGACCCTTATCGGGGCGTCGTACTGAATATCCGTATCAAAAACGGTGTGGTCCGCCCGGGCGACATGATCAGATTCATGGCTAACGGCAAAGAGTACGAAGTCATTGAAGTAGGGATTTTCTCGCCGAAGCCGATCAAACGCGACTTTTTGATGGTCGGTGACGTAGGCTATTTGACTGCGGGGATCAAAACGATCCAGGATACACAAGTCGGTGACACGGTCACGTTGGCGAACAATCCTGCCAGCGAAGCCCTGGCCGGCTACCGCAAGATGAACCCGATGGTATACTGCGGCATTTACCCTGTTGATGCATCGGACTTCAATGATTTGCGTGAAGCTTTGGAAAAACTGCAATTGAACGATGCTTCCCTGCAGTTCGAGGCGGAATCTTCGCAAGCGCTCGGCTTCGGTTTCCGTACCGGATTTTTGGGCATGCTGCATATGGACGTCATCCAAGAACGGATCGAACGCGAATTCGATCTGGATATTATCACGACAGCGCCATCAGTAATTTATCGCGTCAACAAGACCGATGGCGAATTTTTGGAAATCGACAACCCTTCGGAAATGCCCGATGCGACTACGATCGAAAGCGTCGAAGAGCCGTATGTGAAAGCAAGCATCATGGTGCCTAACGATTATGTCGGCGCCGTCATGGATATCGCCCAGAAGAAACGCGGCACTTTCGTCACGATGGATTATTTGGATGATTTCCGCGTCAACGTCGTCTATGAAATGCCTCTGGCGGAGATCATTTTTGATTTCTTCGACAGGTTGAAATCAAGCACGAAGGGTTACGCTTCCCTTGATTATGAATTGATCGGCTACCGTCCAAGCAAACTTGTCAAGATGGATATCCTCTTGAACGGTGAAGCGGTCGATGCCTTGAGTTTGATCGTGCATCGCGATTTCGCCTATGCACGCGGGAAAATCATCACAGAAAAACTGCGCGGATTGATCCCACGCCAACAGTTCGAAGTTCCGATCCAAGCGACGATCGGCAACAAGATCCTGGCAAGGACCACCATCAAAGCTTTGCGCAAAAACGTACTGGCTAAATGTTACGGCGGGGATATTTCCCGTAAGCGCAAATTGCTCGATAAACAAAAAGAAGGCAAGAAGCGCATGAAGCAAGTCGGATCCGTCGAGGTCCCTCAAGAAGCCTTTATGGCCGTTCTGAAGATGGAAGAGGACTAA
- a CDS encoding phosphoenolpyruvate carboxykinase (ATP) — protein sequence MATRESFNRSELKKSNPLLTKFRTTVETAFYGKNMQEVTDMTEAYELALNAAGVIVTDLPVLHTKELGLPDNAKVLVENGGRIIGRTARARRIIGENKEEDEILEGIIRDVIYKNRLRHYYKATGYVGLDKDFIIKAHIAFPEGNENNLYSWLLNFQWNSPEYQAMYAQSKLYNEGDIYIYTDPDWRHPDYPLGVAIFEPDRNVACILGMQYFGEFKKGTLTLAWGTGHRNGFVACHGGQKHFRLHDGGSYVASFFGLSGSGKSTLTHSKHDNKYEVKVLHDDAFLIDLTDGSSIALEPSYFDKTQDYPADHPEQHYFVTVQNVGVTKDNDGKIVLVTEDIRNGNGRTVKSRYATPNRVDKFEEPINAVYWIMKDDALPPLVKVDDAVLAATFGTTLATKRTTAETLKKGESTDTLVIEPFANPFRVYPLVEDYDGFKELLAHEDVDCYIINTGFFMGKKIPKEVSLGVIESVVEGTASFKPFGDAPHLSYLPVEGFNPDFEDKGYARLVRKRMQLREDFLEEFNAAHPSVPLPDESIQALQNIIDAF from the coding sequence ATGGCTACTAGAGAATCGTTCAACAGATCCGAATTAAAGAAGTCCAACCCTTTACTTACGAAATTCCGGACAACGGTCGAAACAGCTTTTTATGGCAAAAACATGCAGGAAGTCACGGACATGACGGAAGCCTATGAACTCGCTCTGAACGCTGCAGGAGTGATCGTGACCGATCTGCCTGTTCTCCATACAAAAGAATTGGGATTGCCGGATAATGCAAAAGTCCTTGTCGAAAACGGCGGGAGAATCATCGGCCGCACTGCCCGCGCCAGACGTATCATCGGCGAGAACAAAGAAGAAGACGAAATTCTTGAAGGCATCATCCGGGATGTCATTTATAAAAACAGACTTCGCCACTACTATAAAGCGACAGGGTATGTGGGCCTGGATAAAGATTTCATCATCAAAGCACACATCGCCTTTCCCGAAGGAAACGAAAACAATCTCTATTCCTGGTTATTGAACTTCCAGTGGAACAGCCCGGAATACCAGGCAATGTACGCGCAGTCGAAGCTGTACAATGAAGGCGATATCTACATCTATACGGATCCCGACTGGCGCCATCCGGATTATCCGCTCGGTGTGGCTATCTTCGAGCCCGACAGAAACGTTGCCTGCATCCTGGGAATGCAATATTTCGGTGAGTTCAAAAAAGGCACACTGACACTTGCTTGGGGGACCGGTCATCGGAATGGCTTCGTTGCTTGCCATGGCGGCCAAAAACACTTCCGCCTGCATGATGGCGGTTCGTATGTTGCTTCTTTCTTCGGGCTTTCGGGGTCAGGCAAATCGACTTTGACCCATTCCAAGCATGACAACAAATATGAAGTGAAAGTGCTGCACGACGACGCCTTCCTGATCGATTTGACGGATGGCTCCTCCATCGCTTTGGAACCTTCCTATTTCGACAAGACCCAGGATTATCCCGCCGATCACCCCGAACAGCACTATTTTGTGACTGTCCAGAATGTGGGAGTGACAAAGGATAACGATGGCAAAATTGTGTTGGTGACCGAAGATATCCGAAACGGCAACGGACGTACCGTCAAATCACGCTATGCCACTCCGAACCGCGTCGATAAGTTCGAAGAGCCGATCAATGCCGTCTACTGGATCATGAAGGACGATGCCTTGCCGCCTTTGGTGAAGGTGGACGATGCGGTCTTGGCGGCAACTTTCGGCACGACATTGGCCACAAAACGCACGACTGCGGAAACACTGAAGAAAGGCGAATCGACCGATACACTGGTCATCGAACCATTCGCAAATCCGTTCCGGGTTTATCCGTTGGTTGAGGATTATGACGGCTTCAAAGAACTGTTGGCCCATGAAGATGTGGACTGCTACATCATCAATACTGGGTTCTTCATGGGTAAAAAAATACCGAAGGAAGTATCTTTGGGCGTCATCGAAAGCGTTGTGGAAGGGACTGCATCATTCAAGCCATTCGGTGACGCGCCGCATCTCAGCTATCTGCCGGTCGAAGGCTTCAATCCCGATTTTGAAGACAAAGGTTATGCGAGGTTAGTGAGAAAACGCATGCAGCTGCGGGAAGATTTCTTGGAGGAATTCAATGCTGCCCATCCGAGTGTGCCGCTTCCTGATGAATCCATCCAAGCATTGCAAAATATCATTGATGCTTTTTAA
- a CDS encoding ABC-F family ATP-binding cassette domain-containing protein, with product MKDFNAIELEKSYGMKTLFNKISFTIREGEHIGLIGQNGTGKSSLLEIIAGIETPDAGSLDVPSDYRVGYLAQEPQLNKDSTVFEAVYEGEAPIIKTVRAYEEALELLEKDSLNPDNQNRYSKAEADMNAQDAWQTEVQIKSILNRLGLDDITKKVGELSGGQRKRVGLAQVLIQAPDLLLLDEPTNHLDMDSITWLENYLAQYKGSVLLVTHDRYFLENAVTKIIELKNGGLEVYTGNYEDYLFQKSEREAIQQKMDEKQLKLYKSELQWMRKGAKARTTKQQARIHRFEDLKEATQQSTNDVKLEIQLDGSRLGKRVFNLEHISLFAGDKQILNDFSYIFQSTDRIGIVGKNGAGKTTFLNMLAGEKEIAGGNLIIGETVKIAYYKQLSEVLPDDKRVINYLQEIAEEVKLSDGIVVSVTEMLETFLFPRETHGSLISSLSGGEKRRLYLLKLLMTKPNVLLMDEPTNDLDIDTLTVLEDYLNSFGGAVITVSHDRYFLDKVADKLLVLNDEGKPGVFFGDMSEYLLVSSQKDSETAKQQNKKAAAPVISQDAAPEKTKWTYMEQKEWATIEDDISELEEKSQTLQSAMAENASDFEKLTQLQQKLDNTEAALAEKWERWEYLSQFAKD from the coding sequence ATGAAAGATTTTAATGCCATCGAGTTAGAAAAATCCTACGGGATGAAGACACTCTTCAACAAAATATCCTTCACGATCCGTGAAGGTGAACATATCGGCCTAATCGGTCAGAACGGGACCGGCAAGAGTTCCTTGCTGGAAATTATTGCGGGAATCGAAACACCGGATGCCGGCAGCCTGGACGTGCCCAGCGATTATCGCGTCGGCTACTTGGCTCAGGAGCCCCAACTGAACAAAGACTCGACTGTTTTTGAAGCGGTCTATGAAGGCGAAGCACCCATCATCAAGACGGTCCGCGCCTACGAGGAAGCTTTGGAATTGTTGGAGAAAGACAGTCTGAATCCGGATAATCAGAACCGGTACAGCAAGGCCGAAGCTGACATGAATGCGCAAGACGCTTGGCAGACAGAGGTTCAGATCAAATCCATCCTGAACCGATTGGGTTTGGATGACATCACGAAAAAAGTAGGCGAGCTGTCCGGTGGACAACGGAAACGCGTCGGCTTGGCGCAGGTGCTGATCCAAGCGCCGGATCTGTTGTTGCTGGATGAACCTACCAACCATCTTGACATGGACTCGATCACTTGGCTGGAAAACTATCTTGCTCAATACAAAGGGTCCGTACTTTTGGTGACCCATGACCGCTACTTCCTGGAGAATGCCGTCACGAAAATCATCGAACTGAAGAACGGCGGATTGGAAGTCTACACAGGCAACTACGAGGACTACTTATTCCAAAAGAGCGAACGTGAAGCCATCCAGCAAAAGATGGACGAGAAGCAACTGAAATTGTACAAGAGCGAACTGCAATGGATGCGCAAGGGTGCCAAAGCCAGGACGACAAAGCAACAGGCGCGGATCCACCGCTTTGAGGACTTGAAAGAAGCGACGCAACAAAGCACAAACGATGTCAAACTCGAAATCCAATTGGATGGTTCCCGCCTGGGCAAACGCGTTTTCAATCTGGAACATATCTCGCTGTTCGCGGGAGACAAACAGATCCTCAATGATTTTTCCTATATATTCCAGTCAACCGATCGCATCGGCATCGTCGGCAAGAATGGGGCAGGCAAGACTACTTTCCTGAATATGTTGGCAGGCGAAAAAGAAATTGCCGGCGGGAATCTGATCATCGGAGAGACCGTCAAAATAGCCTATTATAAACAGCTTTCCGAGGTGCTACCTGACGATAAGCGGGTCATCAATTATCTGCAGGAAATCGCGGAAGAAGTGAAATTAAGCGACGGCATCGTCGTCAGTGTCACAGAGATGCTCGAGACCTTCCTCTTCCCGCGCGAAACGCACGGCAGCCTGATCAGTTCGTTATCCGGAGGGGAAAAGCGTCGCCTTTACTTGCTGAAGCTGCTGATGACGAAACCAAATGTGCTGCTGATGGATGAGCCGACGAACGACTTGGATATCGATACGCTGACGGTATTGGAGGATTACTTGAACAGCTTCGGCGGAGCCGTCATCACCGTTTCGCATGACCGTTATTTCTTGGATAAAGTAGCCGACAAGCTATTGGTCCTGAATGATGAAGGCAAACCGGGCGTATTCTTTGGGGATATGAGCGAATATTTGCTGGTATCCAGTCAAAAGGACAGCGAGACCGCTAAACAGCAAAACAAAAAAGCGGCAGCACCTGTCATTTCTCAGGATGCGGCCCCGGAAAAGACCAAATGGACCTACATGGAACAAAAGGAATGGGCCACAATCGAGGACGACATTTCCGAACTTGAGGAAAAAAGCCAGACGTTGCAGAGCGCGATGGCCGAAAACGCTTCGGACTTCGAAAAATTGACCCAATTGCAACAGAAATTGGACAACACAGAAGCAGCGCTTGCCGAAAAATGGGAACGCTGGGAATACCTCAGCCAGTTCGCCAAAGATTAA
- a CDS encoding formate--tetrahydrofolate ligase has translation MKTDIEIAQANEMLPIKEVAATLSLTEDDLKLYGKYKAKVDIKKINSLNEEADGKLILVTAINPTPAGEGKSTVTVGLGDALTRIGKKAMIAMREPSLGPTMGVKGGAAGGGYAQVQPMQDINLHFTGDMHAITATNNTLSALIDNHIQQGNALNIDQRRITWKRVLDINDRALRNIVIGLGGPIQGVPRQDGFDITVASEIMAILCLSTSLTDLKNRIGNIVIGYTFDRVPVTVRDLKVEGALTLLMKDALEPNLVQTLYHTPAFVHGGPFANIAHGCNSVLATKTALKLADYVITEAGFGADLGAEKFMDIKVPQLGKSPDAVVIVATVRSLKMHGGVLVKDLNSGENVEAVKAGFANLQKHIENMQQYGVPVVVALNEFTNDTAAEIAAVVSLCAAQEVECVQTAVWAKGAEGGEALANAVVKAIDENTKAFVPLYVAEDSSIEEKIETIVTKIYGGASVIYSKEAKNQLRQYKKNGWDRLPVCMAKTQYSLSDDQKAIGRPENFDITIRSFVPKIGAGFVVALTGDILTMPGLPKEPAALRMDVTEDGVVTGLF, from the coding sequence TTGAAGACGGATATCGAGATAGCTCAAGCAAATGAGATGCTTCCGATCAAAGAAGTAGCGGCAACCCTTTCCCTGACAGAAGATGATCTGAAACTGTACGGAAAATACAAGGCAAAAGTGGACATCAAAAAAATCAATTCCTTGAATGAAGAGGCAGACGGCAAGTTGATCCTTGTCACTGCCATCAATCCTACCCCGGCTGGAGAAGGCAAATCGACCGTCACAGTCGGCTTGGGCGATGCCCTGACACGCATCGGCAAGAAAGCGATGATCGCGATGCGCGAACCTTCTTTAGGGCCAACGATGGGCGTTAAAGGCGGAGCGGCAGGCGGCGGTTATGCGCAAGTGCAGCCGATGCAGGACATCAACCTGCATTTCACCGGCGACATGCATGCCATCACGGCGACGAACAATACTTTATCAGCCTTGATCGATAACCATATCCAACAAGGCAATGCCTTGAACATCGATCAACGCCGGATCACTTGGAAGCGCGTATTGGACATCAACGACCGTGCTTTGCGCAACATCGTCATCGGATTGGGCGGACCGATCCAAGGCGTTCCCCGTCAAGACGGCTTCGATATCACCGTAGCGAGCGAAATCATGGCGATCCTTTGCTTATCGACTTCGCTGACGGATCTGAAGAACCGCATCGGCAATATCGTCATCGGCTATACATTCGATCGCGTGCCCGTCACTGTCAGAGACTTGAAAGTGGAAGGCGCATTGACTTTGCTGATGAAGGATGCTTTGGAGCCGAACCTTGTGCAGACGCTCTACCATACGCCGGCATTTGTGCATGGCGGTCCGTTCGCCAATATTGCGCATGGCTGCAACAGCGTGCTGGCGACCAAAACCGCCTTGAAATTGGCCGATTATGTCATCACGGAAGCCGGTTTCGGAGCTGACTTGGGTGCTGAGAAGTTCATGGACATCAAAGTGCCGCAACTGGGCAAGAGTCCGGATGCAGTCGTTATCGTAGCGACCGTGCGCTCTTTGAAGATGCACGGAGGCGTATTGGTGAAAGACCTTAACAGCGGCGAAAATGTTGAAGCGGTCAAAGCAGGCTTTGCAAATCTGCAGAAACATATCGAAAACATGCAACAATACGGCGTGCCTGTAGTTGTGGCGCTTAATGAATTCACGAACGACACCGCAGCGGAAATCGCAGCTGTCGTCAGTCTGTGCGCTGCTCAGGAAGTCGAATGCGTCCAGACAGCGGTTTGGGCAAAAGGCGCTGAAGGCGGAGAAGCTTTGGCGAACGCTGTCGTTAAAGCGATCGACGAAAACACAAAAGCTTTTGTTCCGCTTTATGTGGCGGAGGACAGCAGCATCGAAGAAAAGATCGAGACAATCGTCACCAAAATCTATGGCGGGGCAAGTGTCATCTATTCCAAAGAAGCCAAAAACCAATTGCGTCAGTACAAGAAAAATGGCTGGGATCGTTTGCCTGTATGTATGGCAAAAACGCAGTATTCCTTATCCGATGACCAAAAAGCGATCGGCCGTCCGGAAAACTTCGACATCACCATCCGTTCCTTTGTTCCGAAAATCGGAGCCGGGTTCGTCGTTGCGTTGACGGGGGATATCCTGACCATGCCAGGTCTGCCGAAAGAACCGGCTGCTCTGCGCATGGACGTCACTGAAGACGGAGTCGTTACAGGGTTGTTCTAA
- a CDS encoding thymidylate synthase, translating into MTKQYLDLARTVLETGATKHDRTGTGTKSIFGHQMRFDLAEGFPILTTKKVAFGLIKSELLWFLKGDTNIKYLLENNNHIWDEWAFERYVKSADYTGPNMDDFGHRVLKEAGFKEIYAAEMAKFREAILTDAAFAAKHGELGNIYGSQWRRWKTTQGEFIDQISDVIEMIKTNPDSRRLMVSAWNPEDVPSMALPPCHTLFQFYVTDGKLSCQLYQRSADIFLGVPFNIASYALLTHLIANETGLEVGEFIHTFGDAHLYLNHIEQIELQLSREPFALPKLVLKHPEKSIFEMEKEDIVLEGYKSHPGIKAPIAV; encoded by the coding sequence ATGACAAAACAATATTTGGATTTAGCAAGAACCGTCCTGGAAACAGGCGCGACGAAACACGACCGTACCGGAACCGGCACGAAAAGCATCTTCGGCCATCAAATGCGTTTCGATCTGGCTGAGGGCTTCCCGATCCTTACGACAAAGAAAGTCGCTTTCGGTCTCATCAAGAGCGAACTGTTGTGGTTCCTGAAGGGTGACACGAACATCAAATACCTGTTGGAAAACAACAACCACATCTGGGATGAGTGGGCATTCGAGCGCTATGTGAAATCAGCAGATTACACTGGGCCGAACATGGATGACTTCGGCCACAGAGTCCTGAAAGAAGCGGGCTTCAAAGAAATCTACGCTGCCGAAATGGCTAAATTCCGGGAAGCGATTTTGACTGATGCAGCCTTCGCCGCCAAACATGGCGAATTGGGCAACATTTATGGGTCCCAATGGCGCCGTTGGAAAACGACGCAAGGGGAATTCATCGATCAGATCAGCGATGTCATCGAAATGATCAAAACCAATCCTGATTCGAGAAGATTGATGGTATCGGCCTGGAATCCGGAAGATGTGCCTTCGATGGCCTTGCCGCCTTGCCATACGCTGTTCCAATTCTATGTCACAGATGGAAAGCTCAGCTGCCAACTGTACCAAAGAAGCGCGGATATCTTTTTGGGAGTGCCGTTCAACATAGCCAGCTACGCCTTGTTGACGCATCTGATCGCCAACGAAACGGGCCTTGAAGTCGGGGAATTCATCCACACATTCGGGGATGCCCATCTGTACCTGAATCATATCGAACAGATCGAACTGCAGCTTTCCAGAGAGCCTTTCGCTTTGCCGAAGTTGGTGCTGAAGCATCCGGAGAAATCCATTTTTGAAATGGAAAAAGAGGATATCGTCCTGGAAGGCTACAAGAGCCACCCAGGCATCAAAGCGCCGATTGCTGTATAA